In Microbacterium sp. AB, a single genomic region encodes these proteins:
- the rpsL gene encoding 30S ribosomal protein S12: MPTIQQLVRKGRSPKVSKTKAPALKSNPQQAGVCTRVYTTTPKKPNSAMRKVARVKLRNGTEVTAYIPGEGHNLQEHSLVLVRGGRVKDLPGVRYKIVRGALDTQAVKNRKQARSRYGAKKG, translated from the coding sequence GTGCCAACTATTCAGCAGTTGGTTCGCAAGGGCCGTTCGCCGAAGGTCTCGAAGACCAAGGCTCCGGCGCTGAAGTCGAACCCGCAGCAGGCAGGCGTCTGCACCCGCGTCTACACGACCACGCCCAAGAAGCCGAACTCGGCGATGCGCAAGGTCGCCCGTGTCAAGCTCCGCAACGGCACCGAGGTCACGGCGTACATCCCCGGCGAGGGCCACAACCTCCAGGAGCACTCGCTCGTGCTCGTGCGCGGCGGTCGTGTGAAGGACCTCCCCGGTGTCCGCTACAAGATCGTCCGCGGTGCGCTCGACACGCAGGCCGTCAAGAACCGTAAGCAGGCTCGCAGCCGCTACGGCGCGAAGAAGGGTTGA
- the fusA gene encoding elongation factor G, whose protein sequence is MAQDVLTDLKKVRNIGIMAHIDAGKTTTTERILFYTGVNHKIGETHDGGATTDWMEQEQERGITITSAAVTCFWDNNQINIIDTPGHVDFTVEVERSLRVLDGAVAVFDGKEGVEPQSETVWRQADKYDVPRICFVNKMDKLGADFYFTVDTIVNRLKAKPLVLQLPIGAESDFVGVVDLVNMRALTWPGDAKGDVTMGAKYETGEIPADLADKAAEYREKLLETVAETDDALLEKYFGGEELTVEEIKGAIRKLTIASEVYPVLCGSAFKNRGVQPMLDAVVDYLPSPIDVPAIEAHDPKDEERIIERHADRDEPFTALAFKVVTHPFFGRLTYIRVYSGHLDSGAQVINSTKGKKERIGKIFQMHANKENPVESVTAGHIYAVIGLKDTTTGDTLSDPGNQVVLESMTFPEPVIEVAIEPKTKADQEKLGLAIQKLAEEDPTFRVENNAETGQTVVKGMGELHLDILVDRMKREFKVEANVGKPQVAYRETLRKVVERHDYTHKKQTGGSGQFAKIQFKLEPLEVTADKTYEFVNAVTGGRIPREYIPSVDAGFQDAMNVGILAGYPMVGVKATLTDGAAHDVDSSEMAFKIAGSMGFKEAARKAGPVLLEPLMAVEVRTPEEYMGDVIGDLNSRRGQMQSMEDAQGVKVVKALVPLSGMFGYIGDLRSKTSGRAVYSMEFDSYAEVPKAVADEIIQKGKGD, encoded by the coding sequence GTGGCACAAGACGTGCTCACCGACCTCAAGAAGGTCCGCAACATCGGCATCATGGCGCACATCGATGCCGGTAAGACGACGACGACCGAGCGCATCCTGTTCTACACGGGCGTCAACCACAAGATCGGCGAGACCCACGACGGCGGCGCGACCACCGACTGGATGGAGCAGGAGCAGGAGCGTGGCATCACCATCACCTCCGCTGCCGTCACGTGCTTCTGGGACAACAACCAGATCAACATCATCGACACCCCCGGCCACGTGGACTTCACGGTCGAGGTGGAGCGCTCGCTCCGCGTCCTCGACGGTGCGGTCGCCGTCTTCGACGGCAAGGAGGGCGTGGAGCCCCAGTCCGAGACCGTGTGGCGTCAGGCGGACAAGTACGACGTCCCGCGCATCTGTTTCGTCAACAAGATGGACAAGCTCGGCGCCGACTTCTACTTCACGGTCGACACCATCGTCAACCGCCTCAAGGCGAAGCCGCTCGTGCTCCAGCTGCCCATCGGCGCGGAGAGCGACTTCGTGGGCGTCGTCGACCTCGTCAACATGCGCGCGCTCACGTGGCCCGGCGATGCCAAGGGCGACGTGACCATGGGCGCCAAGTACGAGACCGGCGAGATCCCCGCGGACCTCGCCGACAAGGCGGCGGAGTACCGGGAGAAGCTCCTCGAGACCGTCGCCGAGACCGACGACGCGCTGCTCGAGAAGTACTTCGGCGGTGAGGAGCTCACGGTCGAGGAGATCAAGGGCGCCATCCGCAAGCTGACGATCGCCAGCGAGGTCTACCCGGTCCTCTGCGGCTCGGCCTTCAAGAACCGCGGCGTGCAGCCCATGCTCGACGCGGTCGTCGACTACCTCCCCTCGCCCATCGACGTGCCCGCCATCGAGGCGCACGACCCGAAGGACGAGGAGCGCATCATCGAGCGTCACGCCGATCGCGACGAGCCCTTCACGGCTCTCGCGTTCAAGGTCGTCACGCACCCCTTCTTCGGGCGTCTGACCTACATCCGCGTGTACTCGGGTCACCTCGACTCCGGCGCGCAGGTCATCAACTCGACCAAGGGCAAGAAGGAGCGCATCGGGAAGATCTTCCAGATGCACGCCAACAAGGAGAACCCGGTCGAGTCGGTCACCGCCGGCCACATCTACGCGGTCATCGGCCTCAAGGACACGACGACGGGCGACACGCTCAGCGACCCGGGCAACCAGGTCGTGCTCGAGTCGATGACGTTCCCCGAGCCGGTCATCGAGGTCGCGATCGAGCCCAAGACGAAGGCCGACCAGGAGAAGCTGGGTCTCGCGATCCAGAAGCTCGCGGAGGAGGACCCGACGTTCCGCGTCGAGAACAACGCCGAGACCGGCCAGACCGTCGTCAAGGGCATGGGCGAGCTGCACCTCGACATCCTCGTGGACCGCATGAAGCGCGAGTTCAAGGTCGAGGCGAACGTCGGCAAGCCGCAGGTGGCCTACCGCGAGACGCTCCGCAAGGTCGTCGAGCGGCACGACTACACGCACAAGAAGCAGACCGGCGGCTCGGGCCAGTTCGCGAAGATCCAGTTCAAGCTGGAGCCTCTCGAGGTCACGGCCGACAAGACGTACGAGTTCGTGAACGCGGTCACGGGTGGCCGCATCCCGCGCGAGTACATCCCCTCGGTCGACGCCGGCTTCCAGGACGCGATGAACGTCGGCATCCTCGCCGGCTACCCGATGGTGGGCGTCAAGGCGACGCTGACCGACGGCGCGGCGCACGACGTCGACTCCTCGGAGATGGCGTTCAAGATCGCCGGGTCCATGGGGTTCAAGGAGGCCGCTCGCAAGGCCGGCCCCGTGCTGCTCGAGCCGCTCATGGCCGTCGAGGTGCGCACTCCCGAGGAGTACATGGGCGACGTCATCGGCGACCTGAACTCGCGTCGCGGGCAGATGCAGTCGATGGAGGACGCCCAGGGCGTGAAGGTCGTCAAGGCCCTCGTCCCGCTCTCGGGCATGTTCGGCTACATCGGCGACCTGCGTTCGAAGACGTCGGGCCGTGCGGTCTACTCCATGGAGTTCGACAGCTACGCCGAGGTCCCGAAGGCCGTCGCCGACGAGATCATCCAGAAGGGCAAGGGCGACTAG
- a CDS encoding ABC transporter has protein sequence MSDAQGSNREPVTGGPNEEPVVDDAPETVGGADSPERAETAPAGDEPDSRSALPDAVGEDDATTRSATPPAQEVSPAAAAPAGDTRAARADRAGLQEDAAAGRAAREDTTPDGDREPDYAALAAELEEFERRNASANDSSTASAADGERVKGDPWFEPAQTQTFSAAEPEPAPAVTASEPVPDTSAPAAPVAPTPIFVQAPEPPKVRGNRGAAGLIGLVAAVVFAVLFFAAMLVERAVRGDLAAADIGSVAIGIATSFALWVPVVVFWLGFWLLGAVVNRARWGSWVVFGLLVGVVSYAGHILGQLFQAPFWMITATESTQLTLDTLLSPLAIIAFVLGREITIWFGAWAARRGAKVTAQNAEAQAEYERTLEAGPTLSA, from the coding sequence ATGAGCGACGCCCAGGGGTCGAACAGGGAACCCGTCACCGGCGGTCCGAACGAGGAGCCGGTTGTCGACGACGCGCCCGAGACCGTCGGAGGCGCCGATTCGCCCGAACGGGCCGAGACCGCGCCAGCGGGGGACGAGCCGGACTCGCGCTCCGCGCTGCCGGATGCGGTCGGCGAGGACGACGCGACGACCCGGTCCGCCACGCCCCCTGCGCAGGAGGTGTCCCCGGCGGCGGCCGCGCCCGCCGGCGACACCCGCGCTGCTCGCGCAGATCGCGCCGGCCTCCAGGAGGATGCGGCCGCCGGGCGTGCCGCTCGCGAGGACACGACTCCCGACGGCGACCGCGAGCCGGACTACGCCGCCCTCGCCGCGGAGCTCGAGGAGTTCGAGCGCCGCAACGCGAGTGCGAACGACTCGTCGACGGCCTCCGCCGCAGACGGCGAGCGCGTCAAGGGCGACCCGTGGTTCGAGCCGGCTCAGACGCAGACGTTCTCCGCCGCCGAGCCCGAGCCCGCTCCCGCGGTGACGGCGAGCGAGCCCGTCCCCGACACGTCCGCCCCGGCGGCACCCGTCGCACCGACGCCCATCTTCGTGCAGGCGCCCGAGCCGCCGAAGGTGCGCGGCAACCGCGGCGCCGCGGGCCTCATCGGACTGGTCGCCGCCGTGGTCTTCGCCGTCCTCTTCTTCGCGGCGATGCTCGTCGAGCGCGCCGTCCGCGGAGACCTGGCGGCCGCCGACATCGGCTCGGTCGCGATCGGGATCGCCACCTCTTTCGCGCTGTGGGTCCCCGTCGTCGTGTTCTGGCTGGGGTTCTGGCTCCTCGGCGCCGTCGTGAACCGCGCGCGCTGGGGGTCGTGGGTCGTCTTCGGCCTCCTCGTCGGCGTCGTCTCGTATGCCGGCCACATCCTGGGGCAGCTCTTCCAGGCGCCCTTCTGGATGATCACCGCGACCGAGAGCACCCAGCTCACGCTCGACACGCTGCTCTCTCCGCTCGCGATCATCGCCTTCGTCCTCGGTCGCGAGATCACGATCTGGTTCGGCGCGTGGGCCGCCCGGCGCGGAGCCAAGGTGACCGCGCAGAACGCCGAGGCTCAGGCCGAGTACGAGCGCACCCTCGAGGCGGGACCGACGTTGTCGGCATGA
- a CDS encoding META domain-containing protein, with protein MGLALAGCASGAGSEDDASSVVGTWQSSEANEPYLSFDDDGTFDGNDGCNGLSGQYEQDGDTVTVTFSASTLRGCEGVDTWLSELSTIEVGDASLEIYDSSGELLGSLARDD; from the coding sequence GTGGGTCTGGCACTCGCGGGATGCGCGTCGGGAGCGGGTTCGGAGGACGATGCGAGCTCGGTCGTGGGGACGTGGCAGAGCAGTGAGGCGAACGAGCCGTACCTCAGCTTCGACGACGACGGCACCTTCGACGGAAACGACGGCTGCAACGGGCTTTCCGGGCAGTACGAGCAGGATGGCGACACCGTCACGGTGACGTTCTCGGCCAGCACCCTGCGCGGCTGCGAGGGGGTCGACACGTGGCTGTCGGAGCTCTCGACCATCGAGGTCGGCGATGCCTCGCTCGAGATCTACGACAGCTCCGGAGAGCTGCTCGGGTCCCTCGCCCGAGACGACTGA
- a CDS encoding S1 family peptidase, whose translation MKSSTKRGVRLGALGVASALAFGGVVATSASAEEGAVAPTEGAAFDQLALQFFQDESVTGVLKNGDGGVIVQQLADADSTSALVEATASAAALADGYTNVHIVTVSEDELAKPTATTDVVGGAGIALLDAAGAGGFCSVGFPAWTPDGEPAILTAGHCTGDGQYGSVYLTDPQGDPAGGGADDNSTVELTYELGTVGFNQFGGAGNTAGTPEDAIDIAAVDVTNDELTLVPALSDWTNLDDLSASLASDITAVGTAEIGETIQRSGRTTGYSSGVVDTDQVNPYVEYEGYIEVDGRLVKGFAAATQVIPGDSGGTILQGSTAVGVVSATFQLDGVEHLWGADLQTGLAATNGYTVALALEDPAITSLESGANIAWNAEISGTGPAGATLEYAFLPQGADASFEDAAETAIADDGTWTLTGPATPGDYTVYVRAASGFDTSATASVDVQVFPTAPAITTPTNGQAFDEPVTSIAGEAAANAEVTLSGDVNAKVTADADGNWSYDADIHEAGSYTVSAQQTINGKTSDETTVEFSVGQAVTPDPTIINPVDGGSYVEGSVPAKFVGEGLNGATVELRVDDQLVGSATVEANVWEIAVDQLGVGEHTVAARQIVDGVASNDVVVSITVTAVAEEPQQPEEPNEAPEQTPAPQEPQQPGDPQDPQGEDPLAPTGAEFNGTAPLAIGFGLVVVAGGVLLLARVRQLKSQR comes from the coding sequence TTGAAGTCTTCAACAAAGCGCGGCGTGCGTCTCGGCGCACTGGGCGTCGCATCGGCGCTGGCGTTCGGTGGCGTCGTCGCCACCTCCGCGTCGGCCGAGGAGGGCGCTGTCGCGCCGACCGAGGGCGCCGCATTCGATCAGCTGGCTCTGCAGTTCTTCCAGGACGAATCCGTCACGGGCGTCCTGAAGAACGGCGACGGCGGCGTCATCGTTCAGCAGCTCGCTGACGCCGACTCCACCTCGGCGCTCGTCGAGGCGACGGCATCCGCCGCCGCGCTCGCGGACGGCTACACGAACGTGCATATCGTCACGGTGTCGGAGGACGAGCTCGCGAAGCCGACGGCGACCACGGACGTCGTGGGCGGCGCGGGCATCGCGCTTCTCGACGCGGCCGGCGCCGGCGGCTTCTGCTCGGTGGGCTTCCCCGCATGGACGCCCGACGGAGAGCCCGCCATCCTCACCGCTGGCCACTGCACCGGCGACGGCCAGTACGGCAGCGTCTACCTCACCGATCCCCAGGGCGACCCCGCGGGCGGCGGGGCCGACGACAACTCGACGGTCGAGCTCACCTACGAGCTCGGCACGGTCGGCTTCAACCAGTTCGGCGGCGCCGGCAACACGGCGGGCACGCCCGAGGACGCCATCGACATCGCGGCGGTCGACGTCACCAACGACGAGCTGACGCTGGTTCCGGCCCTGAGCGACTGGACCAACCTCGACGACCTGTCCGCTTCGCTGGCCTCGGACATCACGGCCGTCGGAACCGCCGAGATCGGCGAGACCATCCAGCGCTCGGGCCGCACGACCGGCTACTCGTCGGGCGTCGTGGACACCGACCAGGTGAACCCGTACGTCGAGTACGAGGGGTACATCGAGGTCGACGGCCGCCTCGTCAAGGGCTTCGCGGCCGCGACCCAGGTCATCCCCGGCGACTCCGGCGGAACGATCCTCCAGGGCAGCACCGCCGTGGGCGTCGTGAGCGCGACGTTCCAGCTCGACGGCGTCGAGCACCTGTGGGGCGCCGACCTCCAGACCGGCCTGGCTGCAACCAACGGGTACACGGTCGCGCTGGCGCTCGAGGACCCGGCGATCACCTCGCTCGAGTCGGGCGCCAACATCGCCTGGAACGCGGAGATCTCCGGAACGGGCCCCGCGGGCGCGACGCTCGAGTACGCGTTCCTCCCGCAGGGCGCCGACGCCTCCTTCGAGGACGCCGCGGAGACGGCCATCGCCGACGACGGCACGTGGACCCTCACGGGTCCCGCGACGCCGGGCGACTACACCGTCTACGTCCGTGCGGCGAGCGGCTTCGACACCTCGGCGACGGCCTCGGTCGACGTGCAGGTCTTCCCGACCGCTCCCGCCATCACCACGCCGACGAACGGCCAGGCGTTCGACGAGCCCGTCACGTCGATCGCGGGCGAGGCCGCCGCGAACGCGGAGGTCACCCTGTCGGGCGACGTCAACGCGAAGGTCACCGCCGACGCCGACGGCAACTGGTCGTACGACGCGGACATCCACGAGGCCGGCTCGTACACCGTCAGCGCACAGCAGACGATCAACGGGAAGACCTCGGACGAGACCACGGTCGAGTTCTCGGTCGGCCAGGCGGTCACGCCCGACCCGACGATCATCAACCCGGTCGACGGCGGCTCGTACGTCGAAGGCTCGGTGCCCGCGAAATTCGTCGGCGAGGGACTCAACGGCGCCACCGTCGAGCTCCGCGTCGACGACCAGCTCGTCGGCAGCGCCACGGTCGAGGCCAACGTCTGGGAGATCGCGGTCGACCAGCTCGGCGTCGGCGAGCACACCGTCGCCGCCCGTCAGATCGTCGACGGCGTCGCGAGCAACGACGTGGTGGTCAGCATCACGGTGACCGCCGTGGCCGAGGAGCCGCAGCAGCCCGAGGAGCCGAACGAGGCCCCCGAGCAGACTCCTGCCCCGCAGGAGCCGCAGCAGCCCGGCGACCCGCAGGACCCCCAGGGTGAGGACCCCCTCGCCCCGACGGGTGCGGAGTTCAACGGCACCGCGCCTCTGGCGATCGGCTTCGGTCTCGTCGTCGTCGCCGGCGGGGTTCTGCTCCTGGCCCGCGTGCGTCAGCTGAAGTCGCAGCGCTGA
- a CDS encoding spermidine/putrescine ABC transporter substrate-binding protein: MARSLESQVAQAVEAWLRWLPRWQPATHRGRSAPCRRCFGSPVLSAAGVGSDVPHGVQHGLSTRIKTIVDHAVSDYTARNLPMLQAELDQQSERNRARSYRPGEDLAPEYEGLPLDPDPLPGAPFLFTIEGMATEADAEVPSLPPLSAEAKAALRQEVGLADEYANLVGREICSLLLGHRLRIQAAIVEYVEPQVEAMLAELTESLDTPFGPDGFFADPGR; encoded by the coding sequence ATGGCGCGCTCACTGGAATCGCAGGTGGCGCAGGCTGTGGAGGCCTGGCTCCGGTGGCTGCCGCGCTGGCAGCCCGCGACGCACCGCGGCCGCTCGGCTCCCTGCCGGCGCTGCTTCGGGTCGCCCGTCCTCTCGGCCGCGGGAGTCGGCTCCGACGTGCCGCATGGCGTGCAGCACGGGCTCTCCACCCGCATCAAGACGATCGTCGACCATGCCGTGAGCGATTACACGGCGCGCAACCTGCCGATGCTGCAGGCCGAGCTCGACCAGCAGTCGGAGCGCAACCGCGCCCGCTCCTACCGACCGGGCGAAGACCTGGCGCCGGAGTACGAAGGGCTGCCGCTCGATCCCGATCCCCTGCCGGGCGCGCCCTTCCTCTTCACGATCGAGGGGATGGCCACGGAGGCCGATGCGGAGGTGCCGAGCCTCCCTCCGCTGTCGGCGGAGGCGAAGGCGGCGCTGCGGCAGGAGGTCGGCCTCGCCGACGAGTACGCCAATCTCGTCGGAAGGGAGATCTGCTCGCTGCTGCTCGGGCATCGTCTGCGCATCCAGGCCGCGATCGTGGAGTACGTCGAGCCGCAGGTCGAGGCGATGCTCGCGGAGCTCACGGAGTCGCTGGACACCCCGTTCGGCCCCGACGGGTTCTTCGCGGATCCCGGAAGATAG
- the rpsG gene encoding 30S ribosomal protein S7 produces the protein MPRKGPAPKRPVVNDPVYGAPIVTQLVNKILVDGKKSIAENIVYTALEGVAAKNGQDAVATLKKALDNVRPTLEVRSRRVGGSTYQVPVEVKPHRANTLALRWLVSYAKGRREKTMTERLQNEILDASNGLGAAVKRREDTHKMAESNRAFAHYRW, from the coding sequence ATGCCTCGTAAGGGTCCGGCCCCCAAGCGCCCCGTCGTCAACGACCCGGTCTACGGCGCCCCCATCGTCACGCAGCTCGTGAACAAGATCCTCGTCGACGGCAAGAAGTCGATCGCCGAGAACATCGTGTACACCGCGCTCGAGGGCGTCGCCGCCAAGAACGGACAGGACGCGGTCGCCACGCTGAAGAAGGCGCTCGACAACGTGCGCCCCACGCTCGAGGTCCGCAGCCGCCGCGTCGGCGGCTCGACGTATCAGGTGCCGGTCGAGGTCAAGCCTCACCGCGCCAACACCCTCGCCCTCCGCTGGCTCGTGAGCTACGCGAAGGGTCGTCGTGAGAAGACCATGACCGAGCGCCTCCAGAACGAGATCCTGGACGCCTCGAACGGCCTGGGCGCCGCGGTCAAGCGCCGCGAGGACACGCACAAGATGGCCGAGTCGAACCGCGCCTTCGCGCACTACCGCTGGTAG